A single region of the Brassica rapa cultivar Chiifu-401-42 chromosome A03, CAAS_Brap_v3.01, whole genome shotgun sequence genome encodes:
- the LOC103861872 gene encoding protein DETOXIFICATION 51: MCNTSTTPPTTAGTSTAVSENQQSRTGVLLDVLSTKTFEHPTKQSLRHCENIRSPVMSEAVTEAKSLFTLAFPIAVTALVLYLRSAVSMFFLGRLGDLELAAGSLAIAFANITGYSVLSGLALGMEPLCSQAFGAHRYKLLSLTLHRTVVFLLVCCVPISVLWLNVGKISVYLHQDPDIAQLAQTYLIFSLPDLITNTLLHPIRIYLRAQGIIHPVTLASLSGAVFHLPANVFLVSYLRLGLTGVAVASSVTNLFVVAFLICYVRASGLHVPTWSDPTRDCFRGWAPLLRLAGPSCVSVCLEWWWYEIMIVLCGLLVNPRSTVAAMGVLIQTTSFLYVFPSSLSFAVSTRVGNELGANRPKTAKISATVAVVFAAVTGITAAAFAYSVRNAWGMVFTKDDDILRLTAAALPILGLCEIGNCPQTVGCGVVRGTARPSTAANVNLGAFYLVGMPVAVGLGFWAGVGFNGLWLGLLAAQISCAGLMMYVVGTTDWEAEAKKAQSLTCADSVENDLIKTVVSTMCDDGESDERQPLIRITVLH, translated from the coding sequence ATGTGTAACACATCAACAACACCACCTACCACCGCCGGCACTAGCACGGCCGTGTCTGAGAACCAACAATCTCGAACAGGAGTCTTACTCGATGTCTTGTCGACCAAAACCTTCGAACATCCCACGAAGCAAAGTCTCCGGCATTGCGAGAACATAAGATCTCCTGTCATGTCCGAAGCTGTAACGGAGGCGAAGTCTCTCTTCACGCTGGCTTTCCCGATCGCCGTAACAGCTCTAGTCCTCTACCTTCGCTCCGCCGTCTCCATGTTTTTCCTAGGTCGTCTAGGTGACCTCGAATTAGCCGCCGGTTCACTCGCCATTGCGTTTGCTAACATAACCGGTTACTCTGTTTTATCCGGTTTAGCACTCGGTATGGAACCACTCTGTTCTCAAGCCTTTGGTGCTCACCGCTACAAACTCCTCTCACTCACCCTCCATCGAACCGTGGTTTTTCTCTTGGTTTGCTGCGTACCGATCTCGGTTCTCTGGCTCAACGTCGGTAAAATCTCGGTTTACCTTCACCAAGACCCCGACATCGCACAACTAGCTCAGACATATCTCATCTTCTCCTTACCCGATCTCATCACCAACACTCTCCTTCACCCAATAAGAATCTACCTTCGCGCTCAAGGCATCATCCACCCCGTCACCCTAGCCTCTCTCTCCGGCGCCGTTTTTCACTTACCCGCTAATGTTTTCCTCGTCTCTTACCTCCGACTAGGTTTAACAGGCGTCGCCGTCGCCTCCTCCGTCACCAACCTCTTCGTAGTCGCGTTCTTGATATGCTACGTCCGAGCAAGTGGTCTCCACGTGCCCACTTGGTCCGACCCGACCCGGGACTGTTTCCGAGGATGGGCTCCTCTGCTCCGCCTCGCGGGACCGAGCTGCGTCTCCGTGTGTTTGGAGTGGTGGTGGTACGAGATCATGATCGTTCTTTGCGGGCTGCTCGTGAACCCAAGATCGACGGTGGCGGCCATGGGCGTTTTGATACAGACGACGTCGTTTCTCTACGTCTTTCCGTCTTCTCTGAGCTTCGCCGTCTCCACTCGCGTCGGGAACGAGCTTGGAGCGAACCGTCCCAAGACGGCGAAGATTTCGGCGACGGTGGCTGTCGTATTCGCGGCGGTGACAGGGATCACGGCGGCGGCGTTTGCTTACTCAGTCAGAAATGCTTGGGGGATGGTTTTCACTAAAGACGACGATATTCTTCGGCTAACAGCGGCGGCGCTTCCGATATTGGGGTTGTGCGAGATCGGAAACTGTCCTCAGACGGTAGGTTGCGGCGTCGTGAGGGGGACGGCACGGCCGTCTACAGCGGCGAACGTGAACCTTGGCGCGTTCTATCTTGTGGGCATGCCGGTGGCTGTGGGTCTTGGGTTTTGGGCCGGAGTTGGGTTTAATGGGCTTTGGTTAGGACTTCTTGCTGCGCAGATTAGTTGCGCCGGGCTAATGATGTACGTGGTGGGGACCACTGATTGGGAAGCGGAGGCTAAGAAGGCGCAGTCGCTAACATGCGCAGACTCTGTGGAGAACGACCTTATAAAGACGGTGGTCAGTACTATGTGTGACGACGGTGAGAGCGATGAGAGACAGCCGTTGATTCGAATCACAGTActtcattaa